A stretch of DNA from Basfia succiniciproducens:
TAATTCGGCTAAAAATCTTTTTGCCGCGGCTTTAGTGATTAAATAACACACGGTGCCGGCAAAATAATTTCTATAAGGATAAGAATAACGATAACCGGAATTCGCGATTTTCTTTTGTAGAAATTTAAAAGTACTCGGGTAATTGATTTCCAATTCAATATGATTGAATTCAAGAATTTTAGATTGCCCGGTCAGAATAATATCCGCATCCATAGGCTGCTTCACAATTTCCTGTATTACCTGCTGAAAATTTTCGGCAAATAATGCGTCGTCTTCACACACAAGCGCATAATCCCGCTCATTGATTGTTTCGTCATCGGCAATTTTTTGGTAAATGGCCAAATGACTTAATGTGCAGCCGATTTCGCCTTTAGTGACATTACGTCCGTAATATTGGGCGAATTTAATAATATCGAAAAGATTGCCCAGGCTTGTCAGGTCTTGGGTCATGGTATTGATAGCGTTAAAAATCTCAAAGTCTTGCGTATTCCGTTGAGAAAAGAATAGCTCGCGACGTTGAATATCTTTTTCTAAAGAAACTAAAAATTTTTTCATTTTATACCGCACTTTTTTCTGGTTTAACGTCAGTGATAGGGTATTTAAGATAATAAATCACCGAAATAATTAATCGGGTTAAGCTTGCTCCGATAAAGGCATAAGCTACACCATACAACTGATAGTCTTTAAATAAATAAAATAAGAGAACAAATACCGCAATAGCGATAACTTGTCGCGTAAAAAGTAAAACCTGCTTGCCTAATAACAGCATATTTTGAGACAGCACCCAGGATAATCCGCCGATAATGGCATTAATGATGAAGAGGATTAATACGGGCGCCACTTCGGCATATTTTGCGCTGAAGAAAAATATAATAATAGGTTCGGCAAGTAACGGCACCAGAATAACGGCGCCGACCGCCATTAATAAAATTAGAATTAGCACGGATTTGATTCGGTTTATATTATTCAGCAAGCCCGAATAGAAATAATCCGCCAACATATTGATAAATTTGGTAATTAACGAATCAAAGGCGATACACACCGTATAAAGACCCAATGTGTAGTTACCGAGAAAATAAACGATTAAAAATTTATCCAAACTTGCGGTAGTGGCGCCGAAAATTTGTAATAAATTTTGTTTAAACCATGTTTTTAAGAAAAAACGTTTTTGAATCGGCTGAATTTCGTTTTTTCGTTTAAAGTCCGCATTGATTTTCTTGAGAT
This window harbors:
- a CDS encoding lipopolysaccharide biosynthesis protein, whose translation is MNSNLIRLIFITLLSLGLTLISSFVLARLLSVQDRGLHQLFITAVSYVVTFATGGSGFALALSMRKKQYAGWQNYFIAFLALSVLAAIIAIYCFDFTAFHVLFVLNVVLTAILTMTLEKSKIDANLRVYRQLTLQQPVLLVAVYGICYLLLGEQPLEIAIELFTLFSAMQALACLYYLKKINADFKRKNEIQPIQKRFFLKTWFKQNLLQIFGATTASLDKFLIVYFLGNYTLGLYTVCIAFDSLITKFINMLADYFYSGLLNNINRIKSVLILILLMAVGAVILVPLLAEPIIIFFFSAKYAEVAPVLILFIINAIIGGLSWVLSQNMLLLGKQVLLFTRQVIAIAVFVLLFYLFKDYQLYGVAYAFIGASLTRLIISVIYYLKYPITDVKPEKSAV
- a CDS encoding glycosyltransferase family 25 protein, which translates into the protein MKKFLVSLEKDIQRRELFFSQRNTQDFEIFNAINTMTQDLTSLGNLFDIIKFAQYYGRNVTKGEIGCTLSHLAIYQKIADDETINERDYALVCEDDALFAENFQQVIQEIVKQPMDADIILTGQSKILEFNHIELEINYPSTFKFLQKKIANSGYRYSYPYRNYFAGTVCYLITKAAAKRFLAELTNGRLPFWLADDFILFNEKFKLNTAIIRPLLAIENPALTSNLENSRGSLNNNLFKKLLKYPLKKLLAFKRNL